The following are encoded in a window of Nitrososphaerota archaeon genomic DNA:
- a CDS encoding DNA-directed RNA polymerase subunit H codes for MPKKTEKKSTFNPTEHVYVPKHEIVGEKEKDEVVQKYNASPDQFPQILVSDPVVREIGAKPGDLIKVTRVSQTAGESVFYRFVVVD; via the coding sequence TTGCCAAAGAAAACTGAAAAGAAATCAACTTTCAATCCGACTGAACATGTGTATGTCCCCAAACATGAGATTGTTGGTGAAAAGGAGAAGGACGAGGTCGTTCAGAAGTACAACGCGTCCCCAGATCAATTTCCTCAGATACTTGTCTCTGATCCAGTTGTTAGAGAAATTGGAGCCAAGCCGGGAGACCTAATCAAGGTAACCCGCGTAAGCCAGACCGCGGGCGAGTCGGTGTTTTACAGGTTTGTGGTGGTAGATTAG
- a CDS encoding DNA-directed RNA polymerase subunit B: METTVSKYDPWPVLKSILESEGVARQHLNSYNEFIETGLQSIIDEVGGMEIEALGNPYRVKFGQLTLGQPRVVEIDGSISNILPVEARLRNLTYAAPIYLDMVIEERGVPRESQRQHIGDLPVMIKSNKCTLSRLSPEQLIEVGEDANDPGGYFIINGSERVIVGLEDLSPNKVLVDKETTGVNLVYKAKIYSSIVGYRAKLEISLKSDGGINIKLPSSPVDLPFVTVLRALGLETDKEIADAISLLPEMQDELEVSFEKASEAPTPQDALTYIGNRVAHGMPDEFRIRKAESVLDWGLLPHIGKRAEDRFDKAMFIGDAINKLIELKLGWIKPDDKDHYGNKMIKFAGQMIADLFRTAFRNMVRDMKYQLERTGQRRGVNVVGAAIRPGIITDKLNNAIATGNWGRGKVGVTQLLDRTNFLSTTSHLRRIQSPLSRSQPNFEARDLHATHFGRICPTETPEGSNCGLVKNLALSALISVSVPKEEVIGQLTELGVVSTREHREDQTAEECKVFVDGWFIGYHKDGAKLASDFRERRRSARIHPHVGISYVAPEVASASSRAYVYTSSGRVLRPLIIVREGKPLLTQEMIRKVISGEKRWHELLLEGAIELIDANEEENAYVAISLDSLTADHTHLEIFTPAILGVAGSVIPYPEHNQSPRNTYESAMAKQSLGFSSPTFPLDTFVREHLLVYPQAPLVTTRMTNLLKLDERPTGQNCVIAVMSFEGYNIEDAIVMNRSSIERGLSRSFFYRLYESVAKQYLGGMKDTFEIPSAEDNVRGYRGEKYYRLLEPDGVIMHEAVVGGGDVIIGKTSPPRFMEEYREFEVKGPYRRDTSSTVRPSESGVVDSVFVTESVEGGRMYKVRVRDMRIPEIGDKFASRHGQKGVIGLVVNQEDMPYTEAGIIPDLIINPHAFPSRMTAGQFIESLAGKAAALRGSQVDGTVFKGETPEALREVLVKHGFRPTGREVMYDGMTGRKYAVDVYIGVVYYQKLHHMVVDKMHARARGQVQMLTKQPTEGRARGGGLRFGEMERDCLIAYGASMVLKDRLLDEADRTELHICENCGLIAYYDAKQHRYICRVCGDPSKVSTVVVAYAFKLLLQEMTSLNIAPRVLVKAKV; the protein is encoded by the coding sequence ATGGAAACAACAGTATCAAAATACGATCCGTGGCCAGTCCTCAAGAGTATTCTTGAAAGTGAAGGAGTGGCTCGACAGCACCTTAACTCATACAATGAGTTCATCGAAACCGGCCTACAAAGCATCATTGACGAGGTCGGTGGAATGGAGATTGAGGCGCTTGGAAACCCGTACCGTGTAAAGTTCGGTCAACTCACTCTAGGCCAACCTAGGGTAGTCGAAATAGACGGTTCAATCAGCAACATCCTCCCAGTAGAGGCTAGACTGAGAAACCTCACCTACGCCGCCCCTATTTATCTGGACATGGTGATTGAGGAGCGAGGTGTCCCACGTGAATCGCAGAGACAGCATATCGGCGATTTACCAGTAATGATAAAGTCGAACAAATGCACCTTAAGCCGCCTCTCACCGGAACAGTTGATAGAGGTGGGTGAGGATGCTAACGATCCAGGAGGCTACTTCATCATCAACGGCTCAGAGAGAGTCATAGTCGGACTCGAAGATCTCTCTCCCAACAAGGTTCTTGTCGATAAGGAGACAACCGGTGTCAACCTCGTCTACAAGGCGAAAATCTACTCTTCAATAGTCGGTTACCGTGCAAAGCTCGAAATCTCTTTGAAGAGCGACGGTGGAATAAACATTAAGCTTCCAAGTTCTCCAGTTGATCTGCCATTCGTCACAGTGCTGCGGGCTCTCGGCTTAGAAACTGACAAGGAAATCGCTGATGCTATTTCGCTCCTACCTGAGATGCAGGATGAGCTTGAAGTCTCATTCGAAAAGGCGAGTGAAGCACCGACTCCTCAGGATGCCTTGACCTATATTGGGAACCGTGTCGCCCACGGTATGCCTGATGAGTTTAGGATCCGTAAAGCTGAGTCCGTCCTTGACTGGGGTCTGCTACCTCATATCGGTAAGCGCGCCGAAGACCGGTTCGACAAAGCAATGTTCATCGGAGATGCAATAAACAAGCTCATCGAGTTGAAACTAGGCTGGATCAAGCCTGACGACAAAGACCACTACGGCAACAAGATGATCAAGTTTGCCGGCCAAATGATCGCGGATCTGTTCAGAACTGCCTTCAGAAACATGGTACGCGACATGAAGTATCAGCTTGAGCGGACAGGTCAACGCAGAGGCGTAAATGTAGTAGGTGCGGCAATCCGACCAGGCATCATTACCGACAAGCTGAACAACGCTATTGCAACCGGTAACTGGGGACGCGGCAAAGTAGGTGTCACCCAGCTTCTCGACAGAACCAACTTCCTGTCAACCACAAGCCATCTACGCAGAATCCAGTCACCGCTTAGCAGAAGCCAACCTAACTTCGAGGCACGTGACCTTCACGCTACCCATTTTGGACGAATATGCCCCACAGAGACCCCTGAAGGATCTAACTGTGGACTGGTGAAGAACCTCGCCCTCTCAGCCCTGATATCAGTAAGCGTCCCGAAAGAGGAGGTCATTGGACAGCTCACTGAGCTAGGCGTAGTCAGCACCCGAGAACATCGAGAAGACCAAACGGCTGAAGAATGCAAAGTATTCGTCGACGGCTGGTTCATAGGTTACCACAAGGATGGAGCCAAGCTCGCCTCAGACTTCAGAGAGCGCAGAAGAAGCGCCAGAATCCACCCGCACGTAGGCATCTCATATGTGGCACCGGAGGTGGCAAGCGCCTCAAGCCGAGCATACGTATACACTAGCTCAGGCAGAGTTCTCAGACCACTCATCATCGTAAGAGAAGGCAAGCCACTACTCACCCAAGAAATGATCCGAAAGGTCATCTCAGGCGAGAAACGGTGGCACGAACTTCTCCTCGAAGGCGCAATTGAACTCATCGACGCGAACGAGGAGGAGAACGCGTACGTCGCAATCTCTCTCGACTCGCTAACAGCAGATCACACTCACCTAGAAATCTTCACACCAGCAATTCTCGGAGTCGCAGGCTCAGTAATACCCTACCCAGAGCACAACCAATCACCAAGAAACACATACGAGTCAGCTATGGCGAAGCAGTCACTCGGCTTCTCATCACCCACTTTCCCACTCGACACATTCGTCCGAGAACACCTACTAGTATACCCACAGGCGCCGTTGGTAACTACAAGAATGACAAACCTGCTAAAGCTAGACGAACGCCCAACAGGCCAGAACTGCGTAATAGCAGTAATGTCCTTCGAAGGATACAACATCGAAGACGCAATCGTAATGAACAGATCCTCAATAGAACGCGGACTATCCCGCTCATTCTTCTACAGACTCTACGAAAGCGTAGCGAAGCAGTACCTCGGCGGTATGAAGGACACCTTCGAAATCCCGTCTGCAGAGGACAACGTCAGAGGATACCGCGGTGAAAAGTACTACAGGCTGCTTGAGCCAGACGGAGTAATCATGCACGAAGCTGTAGTAGGCGGCGGTGACGTCATCATAGGAAAAACCAGCCCTCCACGTTTCATGGAGGAGTACCGTGAATTCGAGGTTAAAGGACCATATAGACGAGACACCTCAAGCACAGTTAGACCATCAGAATCAGGAGTCGTTGACTCCGTCTTCGTAACCGAAAGCGTCGAAGGCGGACGAATGTACAAGGTTCGTGTCCGCGATATGCGTATCCCGGAGATCGGCGACAAATTCGCTTCACGCCACGGACAGAAAGGAGTCATCGGCCTAGTAGTAAACCAGGAAGATATGCCCTACACCGAAGCAGGCATCATTCCAGATCTAATCATCAACCCACATGCATTCCCGTCAAGAATGACGGCCGGACAGTTCATCGAATCATTGGCTGGCAAAGCAGCCGCGCTTAGAGGTAGCCAAGTGGACGGAACAGTATTCAAAGGCGAAACACCAGAGGCTCTGAGAGAGGTACTCGTTAAACACGGCTTTAGACCAACCGGCCGCGAAGTAATGTATGACGGTATGACTGGGCGAAAATACGCAGTCGACGTCTACATCGGAGTAGTCTACTACCAGAAGCTGCACCACATGGTTGTCGATAAGATGCACGCCCGTGCACGCGGTCAAGTCCAGATGCTCACAAAGCAGCCTACTGAAGGTCGAGCCAGAGGCGGAGGTCTGAGGTTCGGTGAAATGGAGCGTGACTGCCTTATTGCATACGGTGCTTCAATGGTGTTGAAGGACCGTCTGCTCGACGAGGCTGACCGCACAGAGCTACACATCTGCGAAAACTGCGGACTGATAGCCTACTACGACGCAAAGCAGCACAGATACATCTGCAGAGTCTGCGGAGACCCCTCCAAAGTCTCCACAGTAGTGGTAGCATATGCCTTCAAGCTGCTTCTACAGGAAATGACAAGCCTCAACATCGCACCTAGAGTGCTGGTGAAAGCGAAGGTATAG
- a CDS encoding DNA-directed RNA polymerase subunit A', whose amino-acid sequence MAFEESVKAVGGIEFAVFSPSEVRKYSVVEITAPETYDEDGMPVQGGLMDNRLGTLEPGQKCGTCGNTAARCPGHFGHVELAESVLHIAFVNNVYKLLLATCRACGRLTLSEEELDKYRAKLKEQNVFTPNLAEDIAKEIIAKAKKVKTCPHCDKVQYTIELTKPTIFHEITEDGGATRLLPVAIRERLERISDEDLKLLRYDPESARPEWFVLQVLPVPPVAVRPSITLESGIRSEDDLTHKIVDILRVNQRVRESKESGTPPLIVQDLVDLLQYHVTTYFDNEVSGIPQAHHRSGRPLKTLSQRLKGKEGRFRGSLSGKRVDFSSRTVISPDPSLDIAEVGIPVEVAKKLTVSEKVSPWNMDKLKQMIVNGPGEHPGANYIVRPDGVKIRLDYVSDRKAVADSLTPGFVVERHLIDGDIAIFNRQPSLHRMSVMAHYIRVLPYRTFRLHPAVCPPYNADFDGDEMNLHIPQSEEARAEALTLMRVQDQILSPRYGGPIIGAIRDFLTSAYLLTKEDTLLTKAMFTDLALSAGYKGPLPEPAVKAPEELYSGRQLFSLCIPKDFNYIMTSKWIQSQRRSEKDVVIKNGELISGVIDRAAIGAEEADSILHRIAKDYGHEQARQFLNSTLSMLKVYITRKGFSYGFDELELSDKARTAITEELDNAYAQVKDLITQYEAGTLPLTRGLSPEEVLESLIVAELSKARDRAGRIADRNFPLTNAGVIMARTGARGSSLNIGQMTAALGQQSVRGERIHKGYHNRALSHYKPDDKSPASKGFVRSNYRDGLSPTEFFFHAMGGREGLVDTAVRTQQSGYMQRRLVNALEHIKVEYDLTVRDPDGNIIQFLYGEDGVDPAKSDHGKAVNVQRLVDTAAIFGTETKEKADAEAVLKKYKGELPPKLYESLKESFDASSLPKESVAKVVENTIDLLVKATVEPGEASGIVAAQSIGEPGTQMTLRTFHFAGVKEQDVTLGLPRLIELVDARKQPATPTMNVYLDKEHRASKESALEVAREILFTKVGNVVDYTTVEYGTGINIVLSKAKLDERKTTVEEIAAIVKSGKRTVEVTGENTITVNLEGADLSALFALRNKLLNMRVKGIPGITRITVTKEDEEWFIQTSGSNLAKIIQIPGVDTTRITTNNLFEIATTLGIEAARQALVNEIMGTLEEQGLEVDIRHVFLVADLMTSRGYIQQIGRHGIAGSKASVLARAAFEITVPTLADAAIRGEIEALKGVTENVIVGLPIPLGTGMIDVFMEG is encoded by the coding sequence ATGGCGTTCGAAGAATCAGTTAAAGCTGTTGGCGGCATCGAATTCGCGGTTTTCTCACCCAGTGAAGTACGTAAGTACTCTGTAGTTGAGATAACCGCCCCTGAAACCTACGACGAAGACGGTATGCCTGTTCAAGGCGGGCTAATGGACAACCGGCTAGGAACACTCGAACCTGGACAGAAGTGTGGTACCTGTGGGAATACAGCTGCTAGATGCCCAGGCCACTTTGGGCACGTAGAACTAGCTGAATCGGTGCTCCACATCGCCTTCGTCAACAATGTCTACAAGCTTCTTCTCGCAACCTGCCGCGCCTGCGGTCGGCTCACCCTGTCAGAGGAGGAGCTGGATAAGTACCGAGCAAAGTTGAAGGAGCAGAACGTCTTCACTCCAAACTTGGCTGAAGACATTGCGAAGGAGATTATCGCCAAGGCTAAGAAGGTCAAGACATGCCCTCACTGCGACAAAGTTCAGTACACAATTGAGCTGACAAAACCAACAATATTCCACGAGATCACCGAAGATGGTGGTGCTACTCGTCTACTTCCAGTCGCTATCAGAGAGCGTCTTGAGAGAATCTCAGATGAAGATCTCAAGCTTCTACGCTACGACCCCGAGTCCGCTCGACCTGAGTGGTTCGTACTTCAGGTGCTTCCAGTTCCACCTGTAGCTGTAAGACCCTCCATCACGCTGGAGTCAGGTATCCGCTCAGAAGACGATTTGACCCACAAGATCGTGGACATCCTCAGGGTTAACCAGCGCGTAAGAGAGAGCAAGGAGTCAGGAACCCCGCCGCTGATTGTCCAAGACCTTGTAGACCTGCTACAGTACCACGTTACAACATACTTCGACAATGAGGTCTCCGGTATTCCTCAGGCTCACCACAGATCCGGAAGACCACTGAAGACACTCAGCCAGCGTCTCAAGGGCAAGGAAGGTAGGTTCAGAGGAAGCCTCTCAGGAAAACGTGTCGACTTTTCAAGCCGAACCGTCATCTCACCGGATCCAAGCCTAGACATCGCTGAGGTCGGTATCCCAGTCGAAGTAGCTAAGAAACTAACTGTCTCAGAAAAGGTCTCACCTTGGAACATGGACAAGTTGAAGCAGATGATTGTCAACGGACCTGGTGAGCATCCCGGCGCTAACTACATCGTCAGACCTGACGGCGTCAAAATCAGGCTTGACTATGTAAGCGACCGTAAAGCTGTAGCTGACTCACTAACACCCGGCTTCGTCGTAGAGCGACACCTGATAGACGGCGACATCGCGATCTTCAACAGACAGCCTTCGCTTCACCGAATGTCTGTTATGGCTCATTATATCAGAGTGCTGCCGTACAGAACATTCAGGCTTCACCCAGCGGTCTGTCCCCCATACAACGCGGACTTTGATGGAGACGAAATGAATCTCCACATCCCGCAGAGCGAGGAAGCAAGAGCCGAAGCCCTAACATTGATGAGGGTGCAGGATCAGATACTCTCACCCAGATACGGTGGACCAATTATAGGTGCTATACGAGACTTTCTAACCTCGGCCTACCTCCTGACTAAGGAAGATACTCTCCTGACGAAAGCAATGTTCACAGACCTAGCCCTATCCGCTGGCTACAAGGGTCCACTTCCTGAACCGGCAGTCAAGGCGCCTGAAGAGCTTTACAGTGGACGCCAACTCTTCTCACTATGCATACCTAAAGACTTCAACTACATCATGACATCAAAATGGATCCAGAGCCAAAGACGCAGCGAGAAGGATGTTGTAATCAAGAACGGCGAGCTAATTAGCGGCGTCATCGACAGAGCCGCTATCGGTGCAGAGGAAGCGGACAGTATCCTTCACCGCATCGCCAAAGACTATGGTCACGAACAGGCTAGGCAGTTCCTTAACTCAACCCTATCTATGTTAAAGGTCTACATCACTCGGAAGGGCTTCTCATACGGTTTCGATGAGCTTGAGCTAAGCGACAAGGCACGAACCGCAATAACTGAGGAGCTGGACAACGCTTACGCGCAGGTAAAGGATCTAATCACCCAATACGAGGCTGGCACACTTCCTCTAACAAGAGGTCTCTCACCTGAAGAAGTCTTGGAGTCACTAATCGTCGCAGAGCTCTCAAAAGCCCGTGATAGAGCAGGCCGCATCGCAGACAGAAACTTCCCATTAACCAACGCAGGCGTCATTATGGCCAGAACCGGTGCCAGAGGCTCAAGCCTAAACATCGGTCAGATGACCGCAGCCCTAGGACAACAATCTGTCAGAGGTGAAAGAATCCACAAGGGCTACCATAACCGCGCCCTCTCACACTACAAGCCAGACGACAAGAGCCCAGCTTCAAAGGGTTTTGTCAGATCAAACTACCGCGACGGACTCTCACCTACCGAGTTCTTCTTCCACGCAATGGGTGGTCGTGAAGGACTGGTAGACACCGCAGTTAGGACTCAGCAAAGCGGATACATGCAGCGTCGTCTCGTCAACGCACTGGAACACATCAAAGTAGAGTACGATCTAACTGTCAGAGATCCGGATGGAAACATCATTCAGTTCCTATACGGTGAAGACGGAGTTGACCCAGCTAAGAGCGACCACGGTAAAGCGGTGAACGTGCAACGACTCGTAGACACAGCGGCCATATTCGGAACCGAAACAAAGGAGAAGGCTGACGCTGAAGCTGTGCTGAAGAAGTACAAGGGCGAGCTCCCACCCAAGCTATATGAGAGCCTGAAGGAGTCATTCGACGCCAGTTCCCTACCGAAGGAATCGGTCGCTAAAGTAGTCGAGAATACTATTGACCTCCTAGTAAAAGCCACTGTTGAGCCCGGAGAGGCAAGCGGTATCGTAGCGGCACAGTCAATAGGTGAACCAGGTACCCAGATGACCCTCAGAACATTCCACTTCGCAGGTGTCAAGGAGCAGGACGTTACACTAGGTCTACCACGTCTAATCGAGCTTGTGGATGCTAGAAAACAACCCGCGACACCTACAATGAACGTCTACCTTGACAAAGAGCACCGTGCCTCGAAGGAGAGCGCACTTGAAGTAGCCCGCGAAATCCTCTTCACAAAGGTTGGTAACGTAGTCGACTACACAACAGTTGAATACGGCACCGGCATCAATATCGTCCTAAGTAAGGCTAAACTTGATGAGCGGAAAACCACCGTCGAAGAGATCGCTGCGATAGTAAAATCTGGTAAGCGCACCGTTGAGGTCACAGGAGAAAACACGATAACCGTGAACCTGGAGGGTGCAGATCTTTCAGCGCTCTTCGCCTTGAGAAACAAGCTGCTAAACATGCGCGTCAAAGGTATCCCCGGCATAACAAGAATCACTGTGACAAAGGAGGATGAGGAATGGTTCATCCAAACCTCAGGCTCCAACCTAGCCAAGATCATCCAGATACCCGGAGTCGACACAACACGCATAACCACCAACAACCTCTTCGAAATCGCCACCACCCTAGGCATCGAGGCGGCTAGACAAGCGCTCGTAAACGAAATCATGGGCACACTGGAGGAGCAGGGTCTCGAAGTTGATATCCGCCACGTCTTCCTAGTCGCAGACCTTATGACCTCAAGAGGCTACATACAGCAGATTGGACGCCACGGTATCGCCGGAAGCAAAGCCAGCGTACTGGCTAGAGCCGCGTTCGAAATCACTGTGCCAACACTCGCAGACGCTGCGATACGAGGCGAGATAGAGGCGTTGAAAGGTGTCACAGAAAACGTAATCGTGGGTCTACCTATCCCACTAGGCACAGGAATGATCGATGTCTTTATGGAGGGATAA
- a CDS encoding ribosomal L7Ae/L30e/S12e/Gadd45 family protein has product MAPVDEKMIEKTLQNILKTGKYTFGLKESAKSLKSVKLMIYANTLDAKTVADLESSCAAASVPTLAFPGSSMALGKLCNRPFKISAISVKSAGEADLTPLLKK; this is encoded by the coding sequence ATGGCTCCCGTGGATGAAAAGATGATTGAGAAAACGCTGCAAAACATCCTGAAGACCGGAAAATACACCTTCGGACTGAAAGAGTCAGCCAAGTCACTCAAGAGCGTCAAACTGATGATATACGCCAACACACTCGACGCAAAAACAGTAGCAGATCTGGAGAGCTCCTGCGCAGCAGCTTCAGTGCCCACCCTAGCGTTCCCAGGCTCATCAATGGCTTTAGGAAAGCTCTGCAACAGACCGTTCAAGATCTCAGCAATATCAGTTAAATCGGCTGGAGAGGCCGATTTAACACCCCTCCTGAAGAAGTAG
- a CDS encoding NusA-like transcription termination signal-binding factor: MPERIKLTSDELGLISLFQNVSGATPRDCVIDEKMDRVIFVVNKGEMGLAIGKGGAAIKNVQTRIGKQVELVEYSATPKDLIMNALNSKYVSDIRLTEKVDGSKIAVVVVDQKRKGAVVGRNGKNAEKARLLARRYFEITNIHIVAPT, encoded by the coding sequence ATGCCTGAACGAATCAAATTAACTTCAGACGAGCTTGGTCTCATCTCTCTGTTCCAGAATGTCAGTGGAGCAACACCACGTGACTGCGTCATCGACGAAAAAATGGATAGAGTAATCTTCGTCGTAAACAAGGGCGAAATGGGCTTAGCCATCGGAAAAGGCGGTGCAGCCATCAAGAATGTGCAGACCCGCATAGGAAAGCAGGTGGAACTGGTCGAATACTCAGCAACTCCAAAGGATCTCATTATGAACGCCCTAAACTCAAAGTATGTCTCAGACATACGGTTAACTGAGAAGGTCGATGGAAGCAAAATCGCAGTCGTAGTCGTGGATCAGAAGAGGAAAGGCGCTGTCGTAGGCCGCAACGGAAAGAACGCTGAGAAGGCCAGGCTGCTGGCGCGACGCTACTTCGAGATTACTAACATCCACATAGTTGCTCCCACATAG
- a CDS encoding 30S ribosomal protein S12 — protein MLDKLARSKSPIGEFAARQIKRKRLTRRWSDKYFKRRLLMLDKKADPLEGSPQAKGIVLEKVGIEAKQPNSAVRKCVRIQLVKNGKQVTSFLPLDGALNFVDEHDEVVVEGIGGSMGRAMGDIPGIRWKVSKVNGVSLKELVYGKKEKPRR, from the coding sequence GTGTTGGACAAGTTGGCACGATCAAAATCACCGATTGGCGAGTTCGCCGCTAGACAAATCAAGCGCAAACGATTGACCAGACGATGGTCTGACAAATACTTCAAACGCAGGCTTCTTATGCTTGACAAGAAGGCCGATCCTCTAGAAGGCTCTCCGCAAGCTAAAGGTATTGTTCTTGAGAAGGTAGGTATCGAGGCGAAGCAGCCTAACTCTGCAGTTCGAAAATGCGTCAGGATTCAACTCGTCAAAAACGGTAAGCAGGTTACATCATTCCTGCCTCTGGACGGTGCTCTGAACTTTGTCGATGAGCACGACGAGGTTGTTGTTGAAGGTATAGGTGGCTCAATGGGCAGAGCTATGGGTGACATCCCCGGTATCAGGTGGAAGGTCTCCAAGGTCAACGGCGTATCGTTGAAAGAGCTTGTCTACGGAAAGAAGGAGAAGCCGAGACGATGA